The sequence GGGATGCGACGGCGAGCGCAGCTCCGTACGGTGGCTCGCCGGGTTCGGGACCGAGGGCGAGGACGCCACCCGGGAGATGCTCCGGGCCGATGTGCTGGACATCGCCGTGCCGGACCGGAGGCTGCGGCGCTACCCGAACGGCACCGCCACCGCCCATCGCAGGGCCGACGGCAGCACCCGCCTGATGGTCCACGACCGCACCCGTGCTCCCGCCGGGCACACCGGTGCGCCGGAGTTCGAGGAGGTCGTGGCGGCCTGGGCGCGGGTGACCGGTGAGGACATCGGCCACGGCCGGCCCCGCTGGCTCAACCGGTTCGACAACGCCCGTCTCCAGGCCACCCGTTACCGGTCGGGCCGGGTCCTTCTGGCGGGCGACGCGGCGCATGTCCAGATGCCCGTCGGCGGCCAGGCACTGAACCTGGGGCTCCAGGACGCGGCCTCCCTGGGGCCCCGGCTCGCCGCGCTGGTCACCGGCCGGGCCGGTGAGGAGGTGCTGGACGCCTACGACGCGGAGCGCCGTCACGCCGGAGCCCGCACCCTGACCGACATCCAGGCCCAGGCGCTGCTGCTGTTCGGCGGCCCGGAGGTGGACGGCGCGCGGGAGGTGTTCGCCGAACTGCTGGGACAGGACGACGTACGCCGTCACCTCGCCCGGAGGATCAGCGGCCTGGACACCCCGCACACCCCGCAGAGCGCAGTGCGTTCCCCCTCCGCTTCCCACCCGACTCCCCCTACCGAGCAAAGGAGTTCCCCCATGAGCAGGCTCACCGGAAAGACCGCTCTCGTCACCGGTTCCAGCCGCGGCATCGGCCGCGCCACCGCCGTGCGGCTGGCCCGCGAAGGCGCCCTGGTCGCCGTGCACTACGCGAGCAACGAGGAGGCCGCGCGGGAGACGGTCACCCGGATCGAGAAGGAGGGCGGCAGGGCCTTCCCGGTACGGGCGGAGCTGGGCGTCCCCGGCGATGTGCACGAGCTGTTCCTCGGCCTGGAACAGGGCCTCAAGGAGCGCACCGGCGAGACCACCCTCGACATCCTCGTGAACAACGCGGCCGTCACCGGCAACGACGGGATCCAGCCCGAGGACGTCACCGCCGAAGACCTCGACCGGTACTTCGCGGTGAACGCCAGGGCGCCGTTCCTCCTCGCGCAGCGCGCCGTACGGAACATGCCGGACGGGGGCAGGATCATCAACATCTCCTCCGGCCTCACCCGGTGCGCGGTGCCCGAACAGGTCGCCTACTCGATGACCAAGGGCGCCCTGGAACAGATCACCCTGCACCTCGCCAGGCATCTGGCCCCCCGCGGGATCACCGTCAACAGCGTGGCCCCCGGCATCACCAACAACGGCGCACCCGTCTTCGACATCCCGGAGGCGGTGGAGCAGATGGCGCGGACCTCGGCCTTCAACCGGGTCGGTGAGGTGGGCGACATCGCGGACGTGGTGGCCTTCGTCGCGAGCGAGGAGTCCCGGTGGATCACCGGCTCCTACATCGACGCCAGCGGCGGGACCCTGCTCGGATGACCGCCACCGGTGCGCGGGTGGCGCTGGTCACCGGCGCGAACAAGGGCATCGGACGCGCCGTGGCCCGTCGGCTCGGCGAGCTGGGCATGTGCGTCTACCTGGGCGCCCGCGACGAGGAGCGCGGGCGCACCGCCGAACGCGAGCTGCGCGCGGACGGCCTCGACATCCGCTTCGTACGTCTCGATGTGACGGACGAGTCCTCCGTGGCGCTCGCCGCCAAGCGCATCGGGGCCGAGTCGGACCACCTGGACGTCCTGGTGAACAACGCGGGCACCGGCGGTCCGGTGGGCGCCCCCAGCGAGACTCCGCTCGCCGAGGTCCGCAGGACCTACGAGACCAATGTCTTCGGTGTCATCACCGTGACCAACGCGATGATTCCGCTGCTGCGCCGCTCCACGGCCGCACGCATCGTGAACGTCAGCAGCCTGCTCGGATCCCTGACCCACGCGGCGCGACGGCAGGACCCCTCCGGCGTCTTCCCGGAGGGTGTCTTCCCGGCGGTGCTGGACTACAACACCTCCAAGGCCGCGCTGAACGCCCTCACCGTCACGTACGCCAATGAGCTGCGGGAGGAGGGGATATTGGTCAACGCGGTCTCGCCCGGGTTCGTGGCGACCGACATCAACGGCCACCGCGGAGACCTCACACCGGAACAGGGCGCGCGGATCCCCGTACGGCTGGCCACCCTCGGCGCGGACGGCCCGACGGCCTCCTTCGTCGGCGAGGACGGTACCCCCACCGGTCAGGAACTGGCCTGGTGAGCGCCGTGGGGAGGACCGACACACGGGCGGAGCTGGCCGGGCTGAGGGAACTGGCCCGGGGCGGACCGGACCCCGAGGCCACGGGACGCCAGCACGCCAAGGGCAAGCTGACCGCCCGCGAACGCATCGGGCTCCTGCTCGACAAGGGGAGCTTCACCGAGGTCGAGACGTTGCGGCGGCACCGGGCGACCGGCTTCGGCCTGGAGGCGAAACGCCCGTACACCGACGGTGTGGTGACCGGCTGGGGCACCGTGGAGGGCCGGACGGTCTTCGTGTACGCCCATGACTTCAGGATCTTCGGCGGCGCACTCGGCGAGGCACACGCGCAGAAGATCCACAAGCTCATGGACCTCGCCGTGTCGGTGGGCGCGCCGCTGGTCTCCCTCAACGACGGGGCCGGGGCCCGCATCCAGGAAGGGGTCCTGGCCCTGGCCGGGTACGGCGGCATCTTCAGCCGCAACACCCGGGCCTCGGGCGTCATCCCGCAGATCAGCGTGATGCTGGGACCGTGCGCGGGAGGTGCCGCGTACTCGCCCGCGCTCACCGACTTCGTCTTCGCGGTCCGCGAGGTCTCCCAGATGTTCATCACCGGGCCCGACGTCGTCAGGACGGTCACCGGCGAGGAGATCTCGCAGGACGGGCTGGGCGGGGCGGACGTCCACGGCAAGGTCTCCGGGGTGGCGCACTTCGTCTACGACGACGAGGAGTCCTGCCTCGCCGAGGTGCGCTACCTGCTGTCCCTCCTGCCGTCCAACAACCGTGAACTGCCGCCCGCCGCACCGGTGTCGGACGCGCCCGACCGGCCCTGCGACGCGCTGGCCGACCTCGTTCCGGCGGACGGCAGCCAGTCCTACGACATCCGTACGGTGATCGAGGAGATCGTCGACGACGCGGAGCACATGGAGGTCCACGCCGGGTGGGCGCCCAACCTCGTCTGCTCACTGGGACGGCTCGACGGCCAGGTCGTCGGCATCGTCGCCAACCAGCCGGCGGTGACGGCGGGGGTGCTGGACATCAAGGCGTCCGAGAAGGGCGCGAGGTTCGTCCAGTTCTGCGACGCCTTCAACATCCCGCTCGTCACCCTCGTCGACGTGCCCGGCTTCCTGCCCGGCGTGGAACAGGAGCACAACGGCATCATCCGGCACGGCGCGAAGCTGCTCTACGCCTACTGCAACGCCACCGTGCCCCGGGTCTCCCTCGTGCTGCGCAAGGCGTACGGCGGCGCGTACATCGTGATGGACTCGCGCTCGATCGGCGCCGACATCGCGCTGGCCTGGCCCGGCAACGAGATCGCCGTCATGGGTGCCGAGGGCGCCGCCAACGTGGTCTTCCGCCGGGAGATCGCCGCCGCCCCGGACCCCGAGGAAGTGCGCCGCCGCAAGATCGACGAGTACAAGGAGCAGCTCGCGCACCCCTACTACGCGGCCGAGCGCGGGCTCATCGACGACGTCATCGACCCGGGGGAGACCCGCTCGGTACTCATCGCCTCGCTCGCCATGCTGCGGGCCAAGGATTCCGACCTGCCCCGCCGCAAGCACGGCAACCCCCCCGCAGTGAGAAGGAGCCCGACGATGAGTGGACAGCCCTTGGGTGCCCCGCCGCACGAGGTGCTGCGGGTGGAGAAAGGCGCCCCGAACGCGGAGGAACTGGCCGCGCTCACCGCCGTACTGCTCGCCCGCGCGGAGGCGGCCTGCGGCGGCGGACCGGCCGGCGCCGCGCACACCACCCGTCCGGGGGGCGGTGCCCGGTGGCGCAGGCCGGAGCGGGCCCTGCCCTTCGCCGACCCGCGGACCTGGCGCGGCGCCACCGACTGAGGGGAGCGCAGAATGACGATCCGTCACTCGGCCCGTGCCTCCGGTGCGCCGCCCGGCCCGGCGCCCTGGGGAGCACGCGGGTGGGCCCTGCTGTTCGTGCTGTCGGGAAACATGGTCCTGGACGCCATCGAGGTGTCCGTGGTGCTCGTGGCCCTGCCCACGATCGGCACCGACCTCGGCATGGGCCTGATGACGGTGCAGTGGCTGATGAGCGGCTTCGCCCTCGGCTTCGCCGCACTGCTGCTCCTCGGCCCCCGCGTCCACGCGCGCTGGGGCAGGCGCCGGGCCTACCTCGGCGCGATGCTCCTGTTCGCCGTCGCCTCGGTGGTGGGCGGCCTGGCCGACGGCGAGGGGCTGCTGATCGCCACCCGTGTCGTCAAGGGCTTCTGCGCCGCGCTGACGGCACCGACCGGGCTGGCCATCATCAGCACCACGTTCCGGGAGGGGCCGCAGCAGCGCCGGGCGGTGTCGGTCTACTCCCTCTTCGGTGCGGCCGGATTCACCGCCGGGGTGCTCCTCTCGGCGGCACTCCTCGAATCGAGCTGGCGCTGGACGTTCCTCTTCCCCGCGCCGGTCGCGGTCGTGCTGCTGCTCCTGGGCGCACGGCTCATCCCCGAGGACACCGGGGCCGACGCCCCCGGTCCCGTACCGGAGGCGCGGCCGGCGGAGGCGGGACCGCGGCCGAAGTCCGGTGCGGCGGCGCTGCTGCGCGACGGCCCGCTGGTGCGGTCGGCCCTGGGCGCGGCCACGCTCAACGGCACGTACGCCGGTCTGCTGCTGCTGATCACCTTCCAGATCCAGCGCCAACTGGCCTGGTCCCCGTGGCAGTGCGCGCTGGCCCTGCTTCCCGCCTGTGTGCCCCTGGCGGTGGCCGTCCCCTTCGCGGGGCGCCTCGTCGGCCGCTTCGGTACGGCCGGGCTGATCGCCCTGGGAGCGCTCGCCCCCTTCCTCGGCCATGTGCTGTACCTGTGGCGTGCGGACGCGGGAGCGTACTGGACCGGGATGCTGCCGGTGCTGCTGCTGGTGGAGACCGGCTTCGTCCTGTCCTTCGCGGCACTGAACATGCAGTCCACATCGACCGTCCGGCCC is a genomic window of Streptomyces sp. NBC_01237 containing:
- a CDS encoding SDR family oxidoreductase, encoding MDGAVGGAVQADEGGAVDVIVVGAGPVGLLLAGELAAGGARVTVLERLDRPTAESRASILHTRTMEIFADRGVLDRLGPLPDGGRGHFGGMPLDPALADPAHPYAGQWECLQSRLEPVLQSWAEDLGAEVRRGLTVTALTATGPDSAGAVTTGPDTTGPDGRAGGVRVEAAGPGGRTRAFAASYVVGCDGERSSVRWLAGFGTEGEDATREMLRADVLDIAVPDRRLRRYPNGTATAHRRADGSTRLMVHDRTRAPAGHTGAPEFEEVVAAWARVTGEDIGHGRPRWLNRFDNARLQATRYRSGRVLLAGDAAHVQMPVGGQALNLGLQDAASLGPRLAALVTGRAGEEVLDAYDAERRHAGARTLTDIQAQALLLFGGPEVDGAREVFAELLGQDDVRRHLARRISGLDTPHTPQSAVRSPSASHPTPPTEQRSSPMSRLTGKTALVTGSSRGIGRATAVRLAREGALVAVHYASNEEAARETVTRIEKEGGRAFPVRAELGVPGDVHELFLGLEQGLKERTGETTLDILVNNAAVTGNDGIQPEDVTAEDLDRYFAVNARAPFLLAQRAVRNMPDGGRIINISSGLTRCAVPEQVAYSMTKGALEQITLHLARHLAPRGITVNSVAPGITNNGAPVFDIPEAVEQMARTSAFNRVGEVGDIADVVAFVASEESRWITGSYIDASGGTLLG
- a CDS encoding SDR family oxidoreductase → MTATGARVALVTGANKGIGRAVARRLGELGMCVYLGARDEERGRTAERELRADGLDIRFVRLDVTDESSVALAAKRIGAESDHLDVLVNNAGTGGPVGAPSETPLAEVRRTYETNVFGVITVTNAMIPLLRRSTAARIVNVSSLLGSLTHAARRQDPSGVFPEGVFPAVLDYNTSKAALNALTVTYANELREEGILVNAVSPGFVATDINGHRGDLTPEQGARIPVRLATLGADGPTASFVGEDGTPTGQELAW
- a CDS encoding acyl-CoA carboxylase epsilon subunit, whose translation is MSGQPLGAPPHEVLRVEKGAPNAEELAALTAVLLARAEAACGGGPAGAAHTTRPGGGARWRRPERALPFADPRTWRGATD
- a CDS encoding MFS transporter encodes the protein MTIRHSARASGAPPGPAPWGARGWALLFVLSGNMVLDAIEVSVVLVALPTIGTDLGMGLMTVQWLMSGFALGFAALLLLGPRVHARWGRRRAYLGAMLLFAVASVVGGLADGEGLLIATRVVKGFCAALTAPTGLAIISTTFREGPQQRRAVSVYSLFGAAGFTAGVLLSAALLESSWRWTFLFPAPVAVVLLLLGARLIPEDTGADAPGPVPEARPAEAGPRPKSGAAALLRDGPLVRSALGAATLNGTYAGLLLLITFQIQRQLAWSPWQCALALLPACVPLAVAVPFAGRLVGRFGTAGLIALGALAPFLGHVLYLWRADAGAYWTGMLPVLLLVETGFVLSFAALNMQSTSTVRPADRALAVPLYQTGVQLGAVLTLPLVALLTTSYDSYRPAVALITAVGAAGLLIALTGLAPRHHHPVPPDGKART